One Defluviimonas aquaemixtae DNA segment encodes these proteins:
- a CDS encoding HD domain-containing protein, giving the protein MLSGRRLDLLDPTPMDIEIEDIAHGLAFVARWNGQTVGDWPYSVAEHSLLVEQLFSRANPGIAARWQLAALLHDAPEYVIGDMISPVKAAVGPGYGALDDRLAAAIHLRFGLPAQLPAAIKKGIKRADRISAWLEAIQIAGFSRAEADRFFGAPDEALVRGARIRPRAPVEARAEFLATHSRLMQAAIA; this is encoded by the coding sequence ATGCTTTCGGGCCGCAGGCTCGATCTTCTCGATCCGACGCCGATGGATATCGAGATCGAGGATATCGCCCATGGCCTGGCCTTCGTCGCCCGCTGGAACGGTCAGACCGTCGGCGATTGGCCCTACTCAGTGGCGGAGCATTCGCTGCTGGTCGAACAGCTTTTTTCCCGCGCAAATCCGGGGATCGCGGCGCGCTGGCAGCTTGCCGCCCTTCTCCACGACGCGCCGGAATATGTGATCGGCGACATGATCAGTCCGGTGAAGGCGGCGGTTGGGCCGGGTTACGGCGCGCTCGATGATCGGCTCGCGGCGGCAATTCATCTGCGCTTCGGACTGCCCGCGCAGCTTCCCGCCGCGATCAAGAAAGGAATCAAGCGGGCTGACCGCATTTCGGCTTGGCTGGAAGCAATCCAGATCGCGGGCTTTAGCCGAGCAGAGGCGGACCGCTTCTTTGGTGCGCCGGACGAAGCGCTGGTGCGAGGGGCCAGGATACGCCCGCGCGCACCCGTCGAGGCGCGCGCGGAGTTTCTGGCAACGCATTCCCGGCTCATGCAGGCCGCCATTGCCTAG
- a CDS encoding LysR family transcriptional regulator encodes MPDIDWLHLPPLPALRAFEATSRLGGFSAAARSLNVTHAAVAQQVRALEAALGVPLVTRSGRNLALSSEGAALAAALTESFGAIQSAVDDLRIGAESLPVTITLTPAFANNWLMPRLGRLWADHPDIAVSLRPDPNVLDLRRERIDFGIRFGMGEWPGVEARYLTSARYVVVGAPALFEGRENLSPAEMAGLPWILEEHWPEQRSWIICCTGLDPDMLSITEFGNEELALAAARQGYGLHLSATALVEHDLAAGNLRLAFEADEEGPGYFIVTPKGSVRAAARTVIRWLLKAV; translated from the coding sequence ATGCCTGACATCGACTGGCTTCATCTGCCACCGCTGCCAGCGTTGCGGGCGTTCGAGGCGACGTCGCGTTTGGGCGGCTTCAGCGCTGCGGCGCGGTCGCTCAACGTTACGCATGCCGCCGTCGCGCAGCAGGTTCGTGCGCTCGAGGCGGCGCTCGGAGTACCGCTGGTTACGAGAAGCGGCCGAAACCTGGCACTGTCGTCGGAAGGAGCAGCGCTTGCCGCGGCTCTCACCGAAAGTTTTGGCGCCATTCAGTCGGCCGTGGACGACCTCAGGATTGGCGCCGAGAGCCTGCCGGTAACGATCACGCTCACACCGGCTTTCGCCAACAACTGGCTAATGCCGCGGCTTGGCAGGCTATGGGCTGATCACCCCGACATTGCAGTGTCGCTCAGGCCCGATCCCAATGTGCTAGACCTCAGGCGCGAACGCATCGATTTCGGGATACGGTTCGGGATGGGAGAGTGGCCCGGCGTCGAGGCGCGATATCTGACGTCAGCTCGCTATGTCGTCGTGGGTGCGCCGGCCCTGTTCGAGGGGCGCGAAAATCTCTCGCCCGCCGAAATGGCGGGGCTTCCCTGGATCCTGGAGGAACATTGGCCCGAACAGCGGAGCTGGATTATCTGTTGCACGGGCCTTGACCCCGACATGCTCTCCATCACTGAGTTTGGGAACGAAGAACTGGCGCTTGCCGCAGCGCGCCAAGGCTATGGGCTTCATCTGAGCGCGACCGCCTTGGTGGAGCACGACCTTGCCGCGGGCAACCTGCGCCTCGCATTCGAGGCCGATGAGGAGGGGCCCGGCTACTTCATCGTGACACCGAAAGGGTCGGTCCGGGCGGCTGCCCGAACCGTCATCCGGTGGCTTCTGAAAGCTGTCTAG
- a CDS encoding H-NS histone family protein, which yields MKIDLDTLSLKDLKDLQKRVTRKISDFEERKKREALAAVEEKAKAMGYSLNELVGASAVKKRRPAKPKYANPANKSETWTGRGRRPRWVEAALKSGKTLEDVAI from the coding sequence GTGAAGATTGATCTCGATACACTGTCCCTCAAGGACCTGAAGGATCTTCAGAAGCGCGTAACCCGTAAAATCAGCGACTTTGAAGAGCGAAAGAAACGTGAAGCCTTGGCGGCAGTCGAAGAGAAAGCCAAGGCGATGGGATACTCACTGAACGAACTGGTCGGCGCCTCAGCTGTCAAAAAGCGCAGGCCGGCAAAGCCCAAATATGCCAATCCTGCCAACAAGTCTGAAACCTGGACCGGCCGGGGCCGCAGGCCGCGCTGGGTCGAAGCTGCTCTGAAATCGGGCAAGACCCTCGAAGATGTCGCGATCTAG
- a CDS encoding ActR/PrrA/RegA family redox response regulator transcription factor encodes MSDGDSDEIGPDRSLLLVDDDAPFVNRLARAMEKRGFEPVTAETVAEGRRIAQTRPPAYAVVDLRLGDGNGLDVVEVLHERRPDCRVVVLTGYGAIATAVAAVKIGAVDYLSKPADANDVTNALLARGDALPPPPDNPMSADRVRWEHIQRVYELCDRNISETARRLSMHRRTLQRILAKRSPK; translated from the coding sequence ATGTCTGACGGCGATAGCGACGAAATCGGCCCGGATCGAAGCCTTCTGCTGGTCGATGACGACGCACCATTCGTAAATCGACTTGCCCGGGCGATGGAAAAACGCGGTTTCGAACCCGTGACTGCCGAGACAGTCGCGGAAGGGCGCCGCATCGCCCAGACGCGCCCGCCTGCTTATGCGGTCGTCGACCTGAGGCTCGGTGACGGCAATGGCCTTGACGTCGTAGAGGTGCTGCATGAGCGTCGGCCAGATTGCCGTGTCGTCGTTCTGACCGGCTACGGCGCGATTGCAACGGCGGTCGCGGCTGTCAAGATCGGAGCGGTCGACTATCTGTCCAAGCCTGCCGACGCGAACGATGTGACAAATGCGCTCCTCGCTCGGGGAGACGCACTACCGCCACCACCCGATAATCCGATGTCTGCAGACCGTGTGCGCTGGGAACACATTCAGCGGGTCTATGAATTGTGCGACCGCAATATTTCGGAAACCGCAAGGCGACTGAGCATGCATCGGCGCACGCTGCAGCGGATTTTAGCCAAGAGAAGCCCAAAATAA
- a CDS encoding SCO family protein: protein MAVSVRSYSIAATSVVAIALIAIYSISRNGVVDQFSDCRTTRMAAGGTVIGGTFTLTDENGQSVTDKDIITKPTLLYFGYTFCPDVCPMDTARNAEAVDALEEQGYDVTPVIISVDPTRDTPEVLKEWTDYIHPRMIGLTGTPDQIADVAKTYRTYYKVPESPEDEYYLVDHATHTYLMLPDHGFVEFFSRDTTPEVIAERAACFIDAAAS from the coding sequence ATGGCCGTTTCGGTAAGAAGCTACTCGATCGCGGCGACCTCGGTGGTGGCGATTGCCCTGATCGCCATTTACTCGATTTCGCGCAACGGCGTAGTCGATCAGTTTTCGGATTGCCGGACCACACGGATGGCAGCCGGCGGCACGGTCATTGGTGGCACTTTCACACTGACAGATGAAAACGGGCAAAGCGTCACGGACAAGGATATCATTACCAAGCCGACCCTTCTCTATTTCGGCTACACGTTCTGCCCGGACGTTTGCCCCATGGACACGGCGCGGAACGCCGAAGCGGTGGATGCATTGGAAGAGCAGGGCTACGACGTAACTCCGGTCATTATCTCCGTAGACCCGACACGCGACACGCCCGAAGTCCTCAAAGAATGGACGGATTACATTCACCCGCGGATGATCGGTCTGACCGGCACGCCCGATCAGATAGCGGACGTGGCGAAAACCTACCGAACATACTACAAGGTGCCCGAGAGCCCCGAGGACGAATACTATCTCGTTGATCACGCGACACATACATATCTCATGCTTCCCGATCACGGCTTCGTCGAGTTCTTCTCTCGCGACACGACACCGGAAGTAATCGCCGAACGTGCAGCCTGCTTCATAGACGCCGCCGCGAGCTAG
- the regB gene encoding sensor histidine kinase RegB — MTTPAPGTDIQSEGAEIGAHIAHSEWVRLRTLVLLRWMAISGQVVAILVASTYYDVDLDLVLCLLVVGAAVAVNFFSALVYPGSKRLTETEAMLTLLFDTSQLALLLFLTGGLNNPFALLILAPATIAATALQTRATVFLGAATITLVTILAFIHLPLRLKDGAEISVPPIFGFGFWLAIVIGVVFLGLYARRVASEIHSMGAALFATQAALAREQKLTDLGGVIAAAAHELGTPLATIKLVSTELAAELAEDSDLQADAELIRQQADRCRDILRSMGRAGKDDLHLRSAPFAAVIREAAEPHLNRGKALHFRLHDEPARDGSQPTIARKPEIVHGLRNLIQNAVDFAHGNVWIDASWTDRSLAVTIADDGDGFPPQMIGRIGDPLFRRKREDGQVRRPEYEGMGLGLFIAKTLLERTGAILSFRNGADPFLSEEERPDRSGANIEVVWPRDQIEMVAKTGGLGDNQPVLG; from the coding sequence ATGACAACGCCGGCCCCCGGGACTGACATCCAAAGTGAGGGCGCGGAGATCGGCGCCCATATAGCGCATAGCGAATGGGTCAGGCTGCGGACGCTTGTCCTTCTCAGATGGATGGCAATCTCCGGTCAGGTCGTCGCGATCTTGGTCGCCTCAACCTACTACGATGTCGATCTCGATCTGGTTCTCTGCCTGCTTGTTGTCGGCGCTGCGGTGGCGGTGAACTTTTTCTCCGCTCTCGTGTATCCCGGAAGCAAGCGGCTGACCGAAACCGAGGCGATGCTCACGCTGTTGTTCGATACATCACAACTCGCGCTGCTTCTGTTCCTCACGGGGGGGCTTAACAATCCCTTCGCGCTTCTAATTCTCGCACCTGCGACCATCGCCGCGACGGCGCTTCAGACCCGCGCGACCGTCTTCCTCGGGGCCGCAACGATCACTCTCGTGACGATCCTCGCGTTTATCCACCTGCCGCTTCGACTGAAAGACGGTGCGGAGATCAGCGTGCCGCCCATCTTCGGCTTCGGCTTTTGGCTCGCCATCGTGATCGGTGTGGTTTTCCTGGGGCTCTACGCCCGGCGTGTCGCGTCCGAGATCCACTCTATGGGTGCAGCCCTTTTCGCGACGCAGGCGGCGCTTGCGCGCGAGCAGAAATTGACGGATCTGGGCGGCGTAATTGCCGCTGCCGCGCATGAGCTCGGTACGCCGCTCGCCACGATCAAACTCGTGAGCACCGAGCTCGCCGCTGAGCTCGCCGAAGATTCCGACTTACAGGCCGATGCGGAGCTTATACGTCAGCAAGCCGACCGCTGCCGCGATATTCTGCGCTCGATGGGCCGGGCCGGAAAGGACGACCTACATCTCCGCTCCGCACCATTTGCCGCCGTGATCCGCGAGGCTGCGGAACCGCATCTGAACCGAGGCAAGGCGCTGCACTTTCGGCTTCACGACGAACCGGCGCGTGACGGCAGTCAACCCACCATCGCCCGTAAGCCCGAAATCGTGCACGGACTTCGCAACCTTATTCAGAATGCGGTCGATTTCGCCCACGGAAACGTCTGGATCGACGCGAGTTGGACCGATCGGTCGCTTGCTGTGACGATCGCGGATGACGGCGACGGCTTTCCGCCGCAAATGATAGGCCGAATTGGTGATCCGCTGTTTCGGCGCAAGCGCGAAGACGGTCAAGTGAGGCGCCCGGAATATGAAGGCATGGGGTTGGGTCTCTTCATTGCGAAAACGCTCCTTGAGCGTACCGGCGCCATACTCAGTTTCCGGAACGGCGCCGATCCCTTTCTTTCAGAGGAAGAGCGGCCCGATCGTTCAGGCGCCAATATCGAGGTCGTCTGGCCCCGCGACCAAATCGAAATGGTGGCGAAAACGGGCGGACTTGGAGACAATCAGCCTGTTCTTGGATAG
- a CDS encoding PAS-domain containing protein, which yields MFLFEERELLDATGAARTLLDTIHAPGSEWSKLAAYLSQRIPNFEAEIATLADKGEIELEGKAGTGLTLRAEWLGRVARLTLTDLSAEGQSVLVDSLCLRAQKEELSALRETLGSAPLLVWRTDADGAVCWANTAYLDCVVDTRGLMEDELTWPVPKLFSKAAREPDKPRRAKLEGQPETCARWYELHSLPAGSDRLNFALPADGEVRAETALREFIQTLTKTFAHLPIGLAIFDRQRKLALFNPALVDLTSIGAEFLSARPTLFAFLDRLREARVIPEPKDYQGWRQQMLELEKAAESGLYEETWTLPSGQTYRVIGRPHPDGAVAFLIEDITAEITLTRHFRSEIELGQSVVDTLDEAMAVFSPAGELIMSNTSYDALWEIDPDATLGTISIVDSMRIWQGTALPNPVFGEVRDFVSDLTERAEWSSDVRLLCGDVLTCRCAPLPGGASLVGFERRDAGRPQLRRAPRRRRLAVPATAEREQV from the coding sequence ATGTTTCTTTTCGAGGAGCGTGAACTTCTGGACGCCACCGGCGCCGCGCGCACACTTCTCGATACGATCCACGCGCCGGGATCGGAATGGAGCAAGCTTGCAGCCTACCTTTCGCAGCGTATTCCGAATTTCGAAGCAGAAATCGCGACGCTCGCCGACAAGGGCGAAATCGAGCTCGAGGGCAAGGCCGGAACGGGCCTGACGCTTCGTGCGGAATGGCTCGGCCGGGTCGCGCGACTGACGCTGACGGATCTATCTGCTGAGGGTCAGAGCGTCCTCGTCGACAGCCTCTGCCTCCGCGCCCAGAAGGAAGAACTGAGCGCGCTACGCGAAACGCTCGGGTCGGCGCCGCTCCTGGTCTGGCGCACGGATGCGGATGGCGCGGTGTGTTGGGCCAACACCGCTTACCTCGACTGCGTAGTCGATACCCGCGGCCTGATGGAAGACGAACTCACCTGGCCTGTGCCGAAACTCTTTTCGAAAGCGGCAAGGGAGCCGGACAAGCCGAGGCGCGCAAAACTCGAAGGCCAACCCGAGACCTGTGCGCGCTGGTATGAGCTGCACAGTTTGCCAGCCGGCAGCGACCGTCTGAATTTCGCGCTTCCCGCCGATGGGGAAGTCAGGGCTGAAACCGCACTTCGCGAATTCATTCAGACGCTCACAAAAACCTTCGCTCATCTGCCCATCGGTCTTGCGATCTTCGACCGACAGCGCAAACTCGCTCTTTTCAATCCCGCACTCGTGGATCTGACCTCGATCGGCGCGGAATTCCTGTCGGCGCGGCCTACGCTCTTCGCGTTCCTCGACCGGCTTCGCGAGGCTCGTGTGATCCCCGAGCCGAAGGACTACCAGGGGTGGCGACAGCAGATGCTGGAGCTTGAGAAGGCTGCCGAAAGCGGCCTTTACGAAGAGACCTGGACACTCCCCTCGGGCCAGACCTACAGGGTTATCGGACGTCCGCATCCCGACGGCGCCGTGGCATTTCTGATCGAGGACATCACCGCCGAAATCACGCTGACGCGCCATTTCCGTTCGGAGATCGAGCTCGGTCAGTCAGTCGTCGACACGCTGGACGAAGCCATGGCCGTGTTTTCACCTGCCGGCGAACTCATCATGTCGAACACCTCCTATGATGCCCTCTGGGAGATCGATCCGGACGCCACGCTCGGCACAATCTCCATCGTGGATTCCATGCGGATCTGGCAGGGGACAGCCTTGCCGAACCCGGTCTTCGGTGAGGTTCGCGACTTCGTCTCCGACCTCACAGAGCGGGCGGAGTGGTCTTCGGACGTGAGGCTGTTGTGCGGTGATGTCCTCACGTGCCGCTGCGCCCCGCTCCCGGGCGGCGCGAGCCTGGTCGGGTTCGAACGGCGCGATGCAGGGCGCCCGCAACTTCGACGCGCGCCAAGAAGGCGGCGGCTGGCAGTGCCGGCGACGGCGGAGCGCGAGCAGGTCTGA
- the tsaE gene encoding tRNA (adenosine(37)-N6)-threonylcarbamoyltransferase complex ATPase subunit type 1 TsaE, translating into MQATARDSALSLTLPNAAATAALAERLSPELRSGDVILVQGPIGAGKSHFCRSLITARLAALGRAEDIPSPTFTLVQTYDLDGIEIWHCDLYRLGLSDDLAELGLDEAFETAICLVEWPDRLGDRAPSDALTLSLVPDSAGEAREAQLSSTAPRWHPVIAGLSNMAGELDD; encoded by the coding sequence ATGCAAGCCACCGCCAGAGATTCCGCGCTGTCACTGACGCTGCCGAACGCGGCAGCCACTGCTGCTCTTGCAGAACGTCTGTCGCCGGAACTCCGATCAGGAGACGTCATACTTGTTCAAGGGCCGATCGGGGCGGGAAAGTCTCACTTCTGTCGCAGCCTCATCACCGCGCGCCTGGCAGCGCTCGGTCGTGCGGAAGACATCCCCTCGCCAACGTTCACTCTCGTCCAGACCTACGATTTGGACGGTATCGAGATATGGCACTGCGATCTCTATCGGCTCGGCTTGTCCGACGATCTCGCCGAGCTTGGTCTTGATGAGGCGTTCGAGACCGCGATCTGCCTTGTCGAATGGCCCGACAGGTTAGGCGATCGCGCACCTTCCGATGCGCTCACCTTGTCGCTCGTCCCAGATTCCGCCGGAGAAGCGCGCGAAGCGCAGCTTTCATCGACGGCGCCCCGCTGGCACCCCGTTATTGCCGGACTTTCGAACATGGCCGGAGAACTGGATGACTGA
- a CDS encoding aminoglycoside phosphotransferase family protein — protein sequence MTEVTERCAAFLSHAGWGCAERQALAGDASTRRYERLVQNGESAVLMIAPPDSGASTRDFARMATWLRERCYSPPALLAEDHVYGLLLLEDLGDALIARLIEDDPRRQPQFYSAATDFLSDLRRHSTPEFVKPLDGAALGALVALVPRWYLPGVGEAQNSAANALPEVVEAEYERISTGPLITSLRDFHSENLIWLPDRTGLARLGLLDFQDAVAAHPAYDLVSLLQDARRDVPEEIELNMVGRYVEANGEDPERFGAIYSLLGAQRALRIIGIFARLSLHRGKPRYLAHIPRVWRYLMRNLAHKSLERLAAAVSEGLPEPTPERIRRIEDQCGKHPTP from the coding sequence ATGACTGAGGTGACGGAGCGCTGCGCGGCCTTCCTGTCGCATGCGGGCTGGGGCTGCGCGGAGCGGCAGGCGCTCGCCGGAGACGCATCTACGCGCCGGTACGAGCGCCTGGTGCAGAACGGCGAAAGCGCGGTACTCATGATCGCTCCTCCGGATAGCGGCGCGAGCACCCGCGACTTTGCACGGATGGCGACGTGGCTGCGCGAGCGCTGCTACTCGCCTCCTGCCCTATTGGCGGAAGATCACGTCTACGGGTTGCTACTTCTCGAGGACTTGGGCGATGCGCTGATCGCGCGCTTAATCGAGGACGATCCCAGACGTCAGCCGCAATTCTACTCCGCCGCAACCGACTTCTTGAGCGATCTGCGCCGCCACTCCACCCCCGAATTCGTCAAACCACTTGACGGCGCGGCGCTCGGGGCGCTCGTCGCACTGGTACCGCGATGGTACCTGCCCGGAGTTGGAGAGGCGCAGAACAGCGCTGCAAACGCGTTGCCGGAAGTGGTCGAGGCGGAGTACGAGCGGATCTCAACCGGTCCGCTGATCACGTCGCTTCGCGATTTCCACTCGGAGAACCTGATCTGGCTACCGGACCGAACCGGCTTGGCTCGGCTTGGGCTTCTGGACTTCCAGGACGCAGTGGCGGCGCATCCCGCCTATGATCTCGTCTCGCTTCTTCAGGACGCCCGCCGCGATGTGCCGGAAGAGATCGAACTGAATATGGTCGGCCGCTATGTCGAAGCCAACGGGGAGGATCCCGAACGCTTCGGCGCAATCTATTCCCTGCTAGGCGCGCAGCGCGCGCTTCGCATCATCGGGATATTCGCGCGCCTCTCCTTGCATCGCGGAAAGCCGCGCTATCTCGCCCACATTCCGCGTGTCTGGCGTTACCTCATGCGCAATCTCGCCCATAAGTCGCTGGAGCGGTTGGCCGCAGCGGTGAGCGAGGGGCTTCCTGAACCCACGCCCGAGCGCATTCGCAGGATCGAGGATCAATGCGGCAAGCACCCGACGCCCTGA
- a CDS encoding nucleotidyltransferase family protein, translating into MRQAPDALMLFAAGLGTRMGALSASRPKPLVEVAGRPLLDHALMQADAAGIGRIVINLHYLPEQIRAHLADRSDLLFSDETETVLETGGGLKNALPVLGPGPVFTLNTDAVWTGANPLGELRAAWDPASMDALLLLVPKDSAIGHVGAGDFDLSRHGRLTRGRAFVYTGAQILNPAGLAAIEETAFSLNVLWDRMLAEGRLFGIVHQGHWCDVGRPESIALAETLIREGGNV; encoded by the coding sequence ATGCGGCAAGCACCCGACGCCCTGATGCTGTTTGCCGCCGGGCTTGGCACCCGGATGGGCGCGCTTTCGGCCTCGCGGCCGAAGCCGTTGGTAGAGGTTGCGGGGCGGCCATTGCTCGACCATGCGCTGATGCAGGCGGATGCGGCGGGGATTGGCCGGATCGTAATCAATCTCCACTATCTGCCAGAGCAGATTCGCGCGCATCTTGCAGATCGCAGCGATCTCTTGTTTTCGGACGAAACAGAGACGGTTCTAGAAACCGGTGGCGGGCTGAAAAATGCGTTGCCGGTCCTCGGGCCGGGGCCTGTATTCACACTCAATACCGACGCGGTCTGGACCGGCGCCAATCCGCTAGGCGAACTTCGTGCTGCCTGGGATCCGGCATCGATGGATGCGCTGCTATTGCTCGTGCCGAAGGACAGCGCGATCGGTCACGTTGGAGCAGGTGACTTCGATCTAAGCCGCCATGGCCGACTGACACGTGGCCGGGCGTTCGTGTACACCGGGGCGCAGATCCTCAATCCCGCGGGGCTCGCTGCAATCGAAGAGACCGCCTTTTCGCTCAACGTACTTTGGGATCGGATGCTGGCCGAAGGGCGGCTCTTCGGCATCGTACATCAGGGGCACTGGTGCGACGTCGGACGGCCCGAGTCGATTGCTCTTGCCGAAACGCTTATTCGGGAGGGCGGCAATGTTTGA